A genomic window from Cydia amplana chromosome 3, ilCydAmpl1.1, whole genome shotgun sequence includes:
- the LOC134662332 gene encoding nuclear pore complex protein Nup50 isoform X2, translating to MSAKRQATTELNHDNWDQDDPDEHEEMGTFKPASKEAIEKRVIRTAKRRTQNSSEGAKQGVFSGFGGFSKAQPSSFDFLANLTNGSKPVNGSTLSKTDTAVSSSGSNSSLATSSPSGGLFTLPVSSSSTPISSPFKAQTVSSLNTITPNSSITLKMETKSSEDKSEESDKKMRYYTKLKGLNESVSDWIKQHVEKTPLCILSPIFKDYEKHLKEIQSEYQGPDSNDATKKHSETNTIIIESKAEQTNIKSSPFTGSSSLFSSSNLKTNSTSPFSTQSSPNSFGEKGFNSVSSASSPPKTQGFSFGINSSPQSSTLMTNSPESTPFSFGVGKPFSINNFNAPKSTEEEKNEDADDEPPKVEYTPVVEKDSVYEKKCKIFVKKDGNFADRGVGTLYIKKIEESGKYQLLVRANTNLGNVMLNLILASAIPTQRMGKNNVMMVCIPTPDAKPPPTSILIRVKSSEEADELLETLNKYKM from the exons ATGTCAGCAAAGCGTCAGGCCACCACAGAGCTAAATCATGATAATTGGGACCAAGATGACCCTGACGAACATGAAGAAATGGGCACGTTCAAACCTGCTTCTAAAGAAGCTATTGAGAAACGTGTGATCAGGACGGCTAAGAGACGAACTCAAAATTCTTCTGAGGGG GCAAAACAAGGTGTCTTCAGTGGTTTTGGAGGCTTCAGCAAAGCACAACCATCATCATTTGACTTTTTGGCTAACTTGACTAATGGCAGCAAACCTGTGAATGGATCAACTTTGAGTAAAACAGACACCGCTGTTTCATCCAGCGGCTCGAACAGCAGCCTAGCAACTAGCAGTCCCAGCGGGGGCCTGTTCACCCTCCCAGTGTCATCATCTTCTA CACCTATATCATCACCATTCAAGGCCCAGACAGTGTCTAGCCTAAATACAATTACACCAAACTCCAGCATTACATTAAAAATGGAGACCAAAAGTTCAGAAGATAAATCAGAAGAGAGTGACAAAAAAATGAGATATTACACAAAACTCAAAGGATTGAACGAATCAGTATCTGATTGGATTAAACAGCATGTAGAGAAAACACCTTTGTGTATATTGTCACCAATATTTAAAGACTATGAGAAACATCTAAAAGAAATACAATCAGAATATCAGGGTCCTGATTCTAATGATGCAACAAAGAAACATTCCGAGACCAACACCATTATAATAGAATCTAAAGCAGAACAGACTAATATCAAGTCTTCACCTTTTACTGGCTCTAGTTCTCTATTCTCAAGTTCAAATCTGAAGACAAACTCAACGTCCCCATTTTCGACACAAAGCAGTCCGAATTCATTTGGTGAAAAGGGATTTAATAGTGTTAGTAGTGCTTCAAGCCCCCCAAAAACACAAGGATTTTCTTTTGGCATTAACAGCTCCCCCCAGAGCTCAACTTTAATGACAAACTCTCCTGAGTCAACACCATTTTCATTTGGGGTCGGAAAGCCATTTAGCATCAATAACTTCAATGCACCTAAATCTACAGAAGAAGAGAAAAATGAGGATGCCGATGATGAACCACCTAAAGTGGAATACACACCTGTTGTAGAAAAAGACAGTGTCTATgagaaaaaatgtaaaatatttgtaaaaaaagatgGCAACTTTGCTGACAGGGGTGTTGGTACACTATATATTAAAAAGATTGAAGAAAGTGGAAAGTATCAATTGCTGGTTCGTGCTAACACTAATTTGGGCAATGTGATGCTAAATCTAATCTTAGCTTCAGCTATACCTACTCAGAGAATGGGCAAGAATAATGTCATGATGGTTTGCATACCGACACCTGATGCCAAACCACCTCCAACTTCAATACTTATAAGAGTCAAATCTTCAGAAGAAGCCGATGAACTGTTGGAAACTCTTAATAAATACAAGATGTAG
- the LOC134662626 gene encoding uncharacterized protein LOC134662626 gives MEVSNEIKEDIRKTQSDLKNAIRVHQVWVTRLREDENNLHLKSKVKEAENEIIAIGQAQKLVVDRLRRELELYQQRLKARNKQTNIENDNRYVAQQLRDHQLQYRSRHRTVSLLKPSVLNEIHIKSENYNDVKENISDSETEIKSTNEKGNSNHSDAEEKDEYLRNFQQIPKVHDSRNNFVNALNKVKEAFISGSNSHSARGWHSAPGSGSPPSPRGSPPSPPSPPSPPSPSPSPPPLPRPGEPVSQELFLRLIGLVTPAQRETLEKKRSERRKRSTTSTNRDDFLYGNYDMLPKRKKHNQFPYLQSHNDPPQTRSAKLRKQQFQTQSKESREGSPSASSAETKGDGEGDGGKVCAACGRNDVPSLLVRCAAPACGAWRHTGCGAAGRCACGAALPDPAAAPHPHPPHLLYRDKLAERKRLQERNIQLCVQLRKLEARAAALKRSLDHHHADKRQLLADQINTQRHLHKLLDFIGHFKDTSVVRSASVSDSGSEVGKSNEE, from the exons ATGGAAGTGTCTAATGAGATAAAGGAAGATATTCGCAAAACTCAGTCTGACTTGAAAAATGCGATACGCGTACATCAG GTTTGGGTCACGCGTCTTCGGGAAGATGAAAAT AACTTACATCTGAAATCAAAAGTCAAAGAAGCTGAAAATGAAATTATTGCCATTGGTCAAGCTCAA AAACTAGTGGTAGACAGATTGAGGAGAGAATTGGAACTTTATCAGCAGCGTTTGAAAGCTCGTAACAAACAGACAAATATTGAAAATGATAATCGCTACGTAGCCCAGCAACTCAGGGACCACCAGCTCCAGTATCGCAGCAGACATAGGACTGTGTCTTTACTCAAACCTTCAGTACTTAATGAGATTCATATTAAGTCAGAAAACTATAATGATGTGAAAGAGAACATATCAGATTCTGAGACTGAAATTAAATCCACAAATGAGAAAGGGAACTCAAATCATAGTGATGCAGAAGAGAAAGATGAATATTTGAGAAATTTTCAGCAGATACCTAAGGTGCATGACAGTAGAAATAACTTTGTTAATGCACTAAATAAAGTCAAGGAGGCATTTAT CAGCGGCAGCAACTCGCACTCGGCTCGCGGCTGGCACTCGGCGCCCGGGTCGGGGTCACCGCCGTCACCGCGGGGGTCACCACCATCACCACCGTCACCACCGTCACCGCCGTCGCCGtcgccgtcgccgccgccgctgccTCGGCCCGGCGAGCCCGTGTCGCAGGAGCTTTTCCTGAG ACTAATTGGTTTGGTGACTCCAGCCCAGAGGGAGACACTTGAGAAGAAGAGAAGCGAGCGCCGGAAAAGGTCCACGACCAGCACCAACAGAGATGATTTTTTATACGGAAACTACGACATGTTGCCT AAACGCAAGAAACACAATCAATTCCCATATTTGCAATCGCACAACGACCCTCCTCAAACACGCTCGGCAAAACTGCGAAAACAGCAG TTCCAGACTCAAAGCAAGGAATCCCGCGAAGGATCGCCATCTGCTTCCTCAGCTGAAACGaaag GCGACGGCGAGGGCGACGGCGGCAAGGTCTGCGCCGCGTGCGGCAGGAACG ACGTGCCGTCGCTGCTggtgcggtgcgcggcgccggcgtGCGGCGCGTGGCGGCACACGGGCTGCGGCGCGGCGGGGCGCTGCGCGTGCGGCGCCGCCCTGCCCGACCCCGCCGCCGCCCCCCACCCCCACCCCCCCCACCTGCTGTACCGAG ACAAACTGGCCGAACGCAAGCGTCTGCAAGAGAGAAACATCCAGCTGTGCGTGCAGCTGCGCAAGCTGGaggcccgcgccgccgcgctcAAGCGGAGCCTCGACCACCACCACGCGGACAAGCGGCAGCTGCTCGCCGACCAGATCAACACGCAGAGGCACCTGCACAAGCTGCTCGACTTCATCGGCCACTTCAAGGACACCTCCGTCGTCCGCTCCGCCTCCGTCAGCGACTCGGGCAGCGAGGTCGGCAAAAGCAACGAGGAATGA
- the LOC134662867 gene encoding uncharacterized protein LOC134662867 translates to MNYRQFLFCFLICLALLKEVKCLHKRCVKCRSRGELGSCGDPVVVNATDPYSQLGIHVVACPSGWCGKMIEGNEGAFRTDDYGSATERMCLQRPPSDYEERCAYTLWNYKKVYMCFCNGDLCNSAFRTNISYCSIIIAVFVTIFSM, encoded by the exons ATGAATTACAGACaatttttattctgttttttaatATGCCTGGCTTTGCTTAAGGAAGTTAAAT GCTTACACAAAAGATGTGTCAAATGTCGGTCAAGAGGAGAGTTAGGCAGCTGTGGAGACCCGGTTGTAGTGAACGCAACAGATCCGTACTCACAACTTGGCATACATGTCGTGGCCTGCCCCTCGGGCTGGTGCGGGAAAATGATAGAAGGCAATGAAGGAGCATTTCGGACAGATG ATTACGGGTCAGCGACAGAGAGGATGTGCCTCCAGCGGCCTCCGAGCGACTACGAGGAGCGCTGCGCGTACACCTTGTGGAACTACAAGAAGGTCTACATGTGCTTCTGTAACGGTGACCTGTGCAACTCTGCTTTTAGAACAAACATATCCTATTGTAGTATTATCATTGCTGTTTTTGTGACTATATTTAGTATGTAG
- the LOC134662332 gene encoding nuclear pore complex protein Nup50 isoform X1 translates to MSAKRQATTELNHDNWDQDDPDEHEEMGTFKPASKEAIEKRVIRTAKRRTQNSSEGAKQGVFSGFGGFSKAQPSSFDFLANLTNGSKPVNGSTLSKTDTAVSSSGSNSSLATSSPSGGLFTLPVSSSSSKTLFNPTSQSSSLFGGSVPTSSSSLFTASKADSTVGNFSFKQQSTKSSDTTKTESTSVVSSTMFGIPPNNTEAKKSLFSTAPISSPFKAQTVSSLNTITPNSSITLKMETKSSEDKSEESDKKMRYYTKLKGLNESVSDWIKQHVEKTPLCILSPIFKDYEKHLKEIQSEYQGPDSNDATKKHSETNTIIIESKAEQTNIKSSPFTGSSSLFSSSNLKTNSTSPFSTQSSPNSFGEKGFNSVSSASSPPKTQGFSFGINSSPQSSTLMTNSPESTPFSFGVGKPFSINNFNAPKSTEEEKNEDADDEPPKVEYTPVVEKDSVYEKKCKIFVKKDGNFADRGVGTLYIKKIEESGKYQLLVRANTNLGNVMLNLILASAIPTQRMGKNNVMMVCIPTPDAKPPPTSILIRVKSSEEADELLETLNKYKM, encoded by the exons ATGTCAGCAAAGCGTCAGGCCACCACAGAGCTAAATCATGATAATTGGGACCAAGATGACCCTGACGAACATGAAGAAATGGGCACGTTCAAACCTGCTTCTAAAGAAGCTATTGAGAAACGTGTGATCAGGACGGCTAAGAGACGAACTCAAAATTCTTCTGAGGGG GCAAAACAAGGTGTCTTCAGTGGTTTTGGAGGCTTCAGCAAAGCACAACCATCATCATTTGACTTTTTGGCTAACTTGACTAATGGCAGCAAACCTGTGAATGGATCAACTTTGAGTAAAACAGACACCGCTGTTTCATCCAGCGGCTCGAACAGCAGCCTAGCAACTAGCAGTCCCAGCGGGGGCCTGTTCACCCTCCCAGTGTCATCATCTTCTAGTAAAACTCTTTTCAATCCCACTTCACAGTCATCATCATTGTTCGGGGGCTCAGTGCCTACTTCATCATCCAGCTTGTTTACTGCTTCAAAGGCAGATTCAACGGTTGGAAATTTCTCTTTCAAACAACAGTCCACCAAATCGAGTGACACAACTAAAACTGAATCTACTTCTGTAGTATCATCCACCATGTTTGGTATACCACCCAACAATACAGAAGCTAAAAAGTCTTTATTTTCAACAGCACCTATATCATCACCATTCAAGGCCCAGACAGTGTCTAGCCTAAATACAATTACACCAAACTCCAGCATTACATTAAAAATGGAGACCAAAAGTTCAGAAGATAAATCAGAAGAGAGTGACAAAAAAATGAGATATTACACAAAACTCAAAGGATTGAACGAATCAGTATCTGATTGGATTAAACAGCATGTAGAGAAAACACCTTTGTGTATATTGTCACCAATATTTAAAGACTATGAGAAACATCTAAAAGAAATACAATCAGAATATCAGGGTCCTGATTCTAATGATGCAACAAAGAAACATTCCGAGACCAACACCATTATAATAGAATCTAAAGCAGAACAGACTAATATCAAGTCTTCACCTTTTACTGGCTCTAGTTCTCTATTCTCAAGTTCAAATCTGAAGACAAACTCAACGTCCCCATTTTCGACACAAAGCAGTCCGAATTCATTTGGTGAAAAGGGATTTAATAGTGTTAGTAGTGCTTCAAGCCCCCCAAAAACACAAGGATTTTCTTTTGGCATTAACAGCTCCCCCCAGAGCTCAACTTTAATGACAAACTCTCCTGAGTCAACACCATTTTCATTTGGGGTCGGAAAGCCATTTAGCATCAATAACTTCAATGCACCTAAATCTACAGAAGAAGAGAAAAATGAGGATGCCGATGATGAACCACCTAAAGTGGAATACACACCTGTTGTAGAAAAAGACAGTGTCTATgagaaaaaatgtaaaatatttgtaaaaaaagatgGCAACTTTGCTGACAGGGGTGTTGGTACACTATATATTAAAAAGATTGAAGAAAGTGGAAAGTATCAATTGCTGGTTCGTGCTAACACTAATTTGGGCAATGTGATGCTAAATCTAATCTTAGCTTCAGCTATACCTACTCAGAGAATGGGCAAGAATAATGTCATGATGGTTTGCATACCGACACCTGATGCCAAACCACCTCCAACTTCAATACTTATAAGAGTCAAATCTTCAGAAGAAGCCGATGAACTGTTGGAAACTCTTAATAAATACAAGATGTAG
- the LOC134662321 gene encoding protein lin-9 homolog — protein sequence MADKSERTQDANNLSRSQVKVKDEPMDLDLPDEDDVPPAFGPAALGLHRVGTKLPPKPVPSEPVQKLNARGMPARIRKKNRFIFVDDFVNTSPPRQSPKRIPKILSKTPNKQSSAKKQKSPSKVQRNHDKYDDKIETVNSQSPDRKSGQRIGMRLRNLLKLPKAHKWVCFEYFYSNIDKALFDGENDFMICLKESFPQLANHKLTQVQWAKIRRMMGKPRRCSQAFFAEERKELERKRKLIRYIQQRKSADICIKDLPNEIPMQLVVGTKVTARLRKPQDGLFTGCIDAVDTSNNTYRITFERPKLGTHSVPDYEVLSNEPPDTICLSSITQKFRPRYVMQEIINLYNPSVQNNNTQGDPMIGCSDITKQLDTIGSYPFPLLELIVKLTKVLQAKKVKINRLREYNCEAEKRKSFGQKMPEDFERKYAAVVIDLERMNMDLQEYINEVQTYCHQIAPGPSLAAMLAPSHLREKCREEAAILVEKNHNGSVKDATLIDLVTDLTALMLQVKSLSDSDQNAYELCVLQGTMDQIKMKLEPQHQRQFQNNVEIHMQRIQMGLGQMTSNSYVIG from the exons ATGGCGGATAAATCGGAAA GGACGCAAGATGCTAATAATCTGTCGAGGTCGCAAGTCAAAGTCAAGGATGAGCCGATGGATTTGGACTTGCCGGATGAGGACGACGTGCCGCCAGCGTTTGGGCCTGCAGCACTCGGCCTTCACAGGGTGGGAACAAAGTTACCGCCAAAACCGGTACCCAGCGAACCAGTGCAAAAACTCAATGCAAGAGGAATGCCTGCGCGCATCAGAAAGAAAAATAGATTTATCTTTGTTGACGATTTTGTGAATACCTCTCCTCCCAGGCAGTCACCAAAGCGAATTCCAAAGATATTGTCTAAAACACCTAACAAACAATCAAGTGCTAAAAAACAGAAATCCCCCTCAAAAGTGCAAAGGAACCATGACAAGTATGATGATAAAATAGAGACTGTGAACAGTCAGTCACCAGACCGCAAATCGGGACAACGGATCGGCATGAGGCTGAGAAACCTTCTTAAACTCCCGAAAGCCCACAAGTGGGTATGTTTTGAATACTTTTACAGCAACATTGACAAAGCTTTGTTTGATGGTGAGAATGATTTCATGATCTGTCTCAAAGAATCATTTCCTCAGTTGGCCAATCATAAGCTCACTCAGGTTCAGTGGGCTAAAATCAGAAGAATGATGGGCAAGCCTCGTAGATGTTCCCAAGCATTTTTTGCTGAAGAACGTAAGGAATTAGAAAGGAAGAGGAAATTGATACGATATATTCAACAGAGGAAAAGTGCTGATATATGTATCAAAGATTTGCCAAATGAAATTCCTATGCAATTAGTGGTGGGAACTAAAGTAACAGCGCGGCTGCGCAAACCTCAGGATGGACTTTTTACTGGATGCATAGATGCCGTGGACACCTCTAACAACACATACAGGATAACATTTGAGAGACCAAAGCTGGGCACTCATTCTGTTCCAGACTATGAAGTTTTGTCCAATGAGCCACCTGACACAATATGTCTGTCCAGTATAACACAGAAGTTTAGACCGAGATATGTCATGCAAGAAATAATCAATCTGTACAATCCTTCAGTGCAAAATAACAACACACAAGGAGATCCTATGATTGGATGCTCAGATATAACAAAACAGTTGGACACTATTGGGAGCTACCCGTTCCCTCTCCTCGAACTAATTGTCAAGTTGACTAAAGTTTTGCAGgccaaaaaagtaaaaattaacAGACTAAGGGAATATAACTGTGAAGCAGAGAAGAGAAAATCATTTGGGCAAAAAATGCCTGAAGATTTTGAAAGGAAATATGCTGCAGTTGTTATTGATTTAGAAAGAATGAACATGGATTTGCAAGAATATATAAATGAAGTGCAAACATATTGCCACCAGATTGCTCCAGGGCCGAGCCTAGCTGCAATGTTGGCACCCTCACATTTGCGGGAGAAATGCAGGGAGGAGGCAGCAATATTAGTAGAGAAAAACCATAATGGATCAGTGAAGGATGCCACATTGATTGACCTTGTAACTGACCTCACTGCTTTGATGTTGCAAGTCAAAAGTTTATCAGATTCTGACCAAAACGCTTATGAACTGTGTGTGCTGCAAGGAACCATGGACCAGATAAAAATGAAACTGGAGCCACAACATCAAAGGCAATTTCAAAACAATGTGGAAATACACATGCAAAGGATTCAGATGGGATTAGGGCAAATGACATCTAACAGTTATGTTATTGGGTAA